A stretch of the bacterium genome encodes the following:
- a CDS encoding NUDIX hydrolase: MNIRFSANQNDALYNTKYLQLKKAKSPNGKSDWVYAHRPNAKDVVVIAPVIHSKDGDSVVFIETERPPIKAEGKADRCIELPAGLVGDENSAEETEQALVKELLEETGYKPDKITIQGKNIASSPGCTSETSTIAIADINQDTLSQRPITDGGVIKAIHKVPLKELSKWLGEQQAKGKAVSAQALSGLYFVLSRLHADSN, from the coding sequence ATATACGCTTTAGCGCTAATCAAAATGATGCTTTATATAACACAAAATATTTGCAGCTAAAAAAAGCCAAATCCCCTAACGGAAAATCTGATTGGGTATATGCGCACAGACCGAATGCAAAAGACGTAGTAGTAATTGCACCTGTTATTCACAGCAAAGATGGCGACAGTGTGGTATTCATAGAGACAGAAAGACCGCCAATTAAAGCTGAAGGAAAAGCAGACAGATGCATAGAATTACCTGCCGGTCTGGTAGGTGATGAAAATTCTGCAGAAGAAACAGAACAGGCATTAGTTAAAGAATTATTGGAAGAAACAGGCTATAAACCTGATAAAATAACAATTCAAGGCAAAAATATCGCCAGTTCTCCCGGTTGTACTTCTGAAACCTCAACTATTGCAATAGCTGATATTAATCAGGATACACTTTCACAAAGGCCTATAACTGATGGAGGTGTAATCAAAGCCATTCATAAAGTTCCGCTAAAAGAACTTTCAAAATGGTTAGGAGAACAACAGGCAAAGGGAAAAGCTGTCAGTGCGCAAGCATTATCGGGATTATACTTTGTTTTATCGAGATTACACGCAGATTCAAACTGA